Proteins co-encoded in one Gossypium arboreum isolate Shixiya-1 chromosome 11, ASM2569848v2, whole genome shotgun sequence genomic window:
- the LOC108470547 gene encoding uncharacterized protein LOC108470547: MASSSQKGVVITIPVLVLSVSAAAIFLFFLLSSLSSSPCTCPPSTPDSTFTTTAAVVTGGKVVEEVVDRRISVSRDDIEWVKDQIRANGLHMQDNVLRKGINPRTRAQQLEDLNNFKGISHYEGSEANNHTALPCPGELLVEEHHSNYGEPWAGGRDVFEFLAESSHLTANSRVLEIGCGTLRVGLHFIRYLKPEHFHCLERDELSLMAAFRYELPSQGLLHKRPLIVRGEDMDFAKFGSDVMYDLIYASAVFLHMPDKLVWVGLERLVSRLKPYDGRIFVSHNIKFCSRLGGDECTKRLGSLGLEYLGKHTHDSLLFNHYEIWFEFRRSKA, translated from the exons ATGGCGTCATCGTCGCAAAAAGGAGTAGTGATAACAATTCCAGTTCTAGTTCTCTCTGTCTCTGCCGCCGCTATCTTCTTATTTTTCCTCTTATCTTCCCTCTCTTCTTCTCCTTGCACTTGCCCTCCCTCGACACCCGATTCCACCTTTACCACCACCGCCGCCGTCGTAACCGGTGGTAAAGTGGTGGAGGAAGTTGTAGATCGGAGAATTTCAGTGAGCAGAGATGATATAGAGTGGGTGAAAGATCAGATCCGAGCTAATGGGTTACATATGCAAGATAATGTGCTTCGTAAAGGGATCAATCCTCGCACTCGGGCTCAGCAATTGGAAGATCTCAACAA CTTTAAGGGTATTTCACACTATGAAGGATCTGAGGCTAACAACCACACTGCTCTTCCATGCCCGGGTGAGCTTCTTGTTGAGGAGCACCATAGTAATTATGGGGAGCCATGGGCTGGAGGTCGGGATGTCTTTGAGTTCCTTGCTGAATCTAGCCATCTAACGGCTAATTCCCGTGTACTCGAGATCGGCTGTGGAACACTTCGTGTGGGATTGCATTTTATCCGGTATCTTAAACCAGAGCATTTCCATTGTCTTGAAAGGGACGAGCTTTCTTTAATGGCTGCATTTAGGTATGAGCTTCCTTCACAAGGGCTTTTACATAAGAGACCTTTAATTGTTCGTGGGGAGGATATGGATTTTGCAAAGTTTGGATCCGATGTTATGTATGATTTGATATATGCTAGTGCTGTTTTTCTTCATATGCCGGATAAGCTTGTGTGGGTTGGACTTGAGAGGTTGGTGAGTAGGTTGAAGCCTTACGATGGGCGCATATTTGTTTCGCAtaacataaaattttgttcacgATTGGGAGGGGATGAATGCACAAAAAGGCTTGGGAGTTTAGGGCTTGAGTATCTTGGGAAGCATACACATGACAGTTTACTCTTTAATCACTATGAGATTTGGTTCGAGTTTAGGCGGTCTAAAGCTTAG